The proteins below come from a single Rhodospirillaceae bacterium genomic window:
- the nirJ gene encoding heme d1 biosynthesis radical SAM protein NirJ, translating to MFRLTKFLSEIDNPTPVGVRRDPPGPVVIWNLIRRCNLTCKHCYAISADKDFPGELSLEQIFAVMDDLKTFRVPALILSGGEPLLRPDIYEISRQAKSLGFYAGLSTNGTLIDETRIDEIADIGYDYVGVSIDGMADTHDKFRRLEGAFDKSMEGVRLCREKGLKVGLRFTMTQDNAAELGDMLDLLDQENIDRFYFSHLNYAGRGNHNRKDDAIFQMTRNAMDMLFERCLEGIRKGETKEFVTGNNDADGVYLLKWIEKNYPDHAEHMRAKLVQWGGNASGVNVANIDNVGEVHPDTMWWHYGLGNVKDRPFSEIWQDTSDPLMAGLKSRPRPLKGRCAACCHVDICGGNTRVRADQITGDPWAEDPACYLDDDEIGIDENSATGRIKMTPFSASRKAG from the coding sequence ATGTTCCGTTTAACCAAATTCCTCAGCGAAATAGACAACCCGACCCCGGTTGGCGTTCGGCGTGATCCACCCGGTCCCGTCGTGATCTGGAACCTGATCCGGCGCTGCAATCTGACCTGCAAGCACTGCTACGCGATTTCGGCCGACAAGGATTTCCCAGGTGAGCTGTCGCTCGAGCAGATTTTTGCGGTGATGGACGATTTGAAGACTTTTCGGGTGCCGGCGCTGATTTTATCGGGTGGCGAGCCGCTGTTGCGCCCAGATATTTATGAGATTTCAAGGCAGGCAAAATCCTTAGGCTTTTACGCCGGGCTGTCAACCAACGGCACCCTGATCGACGAAACCCGGATCGATGAAATCGCCGACATCGGCTACGACTATGTTGGCGTCAGCATCGATGGTATGGCCGACACCCACGACAAGTTCCGTCGTCTCGAAGGGGCGTTCGATAAATCCATGGAAGGGGTGCGCCTGTGTCGTGAAAAGGGCCTTAAAGTCGGCTTGCGCTTCACCATGACCCAGGACAACGCCGCAGAGTTGGGTGATATGCTGGACCTTCTCGATCAGGAAAATATCGACAGGTTTTATTTCTCGCATCTGAATTACGCTGGCCGCGGCAACCATAACCGCAAGGACGACGCCATTTTCCAGATGACCCGCAACGCCATGGATATGCTGTTCGAGCGCTGTCTTGAAGGAATCCGTAAAGGTGAGACCAAGGAATTCGTTACCGGCAACAATGATGCCGATGGGGTTTATCTGCTCAAGTGGATTGAAAAAAATTACCCCGATCACGCAGAACACATGCGCGCCAAGCTGGTTCAGTGGGGCGGAAACGCTTCGGGTGTCAACGTCGCCAATATTGATAACGTCGGGGAAGTGCACCCGGACACCATGTGGTGGCATTATGGCCTTGGCAACGTCAAGGACAGGCCGTTCTCGGAAATCTGGCAAGATACTTCCGATCCGCTGATGGCGGGCCTGAAAAGCCGTCCCAGGCCCCTGAAAGGCCGTTGTGCGGCTTGTTGCCATGTTGATATTTGCGGCGGCAATACCCGGGTTCGGGCCGATCAGATCACCGGCGATCCGTGGGCCGAAGATCCGGCCTGTTATCTGGATGATGATGAAATCGGAATTGACGAAAACAGCGCCACCGGAAGAATCAAAATGACGCCGTTTTCCGCTTCCCGCAAGGCAGGCTGA
- a CDS encoding hemerythrin family protein: protein MALLEWKDEYRTGFRSIDYEHQTLILAINDIFGDSNSDQESLLAALAEIHALIEAHFALEEKIMRDQRYPAYVPHKQDHERLLDEIRDIMDAVDKYGEIDTGVALGERLSAWFAIHFASLDKDLHAMTGA, encoded by the coding sequence ATGGCGTTGCTTGAATGGAAAGATGAATACAGGACTGGCTTCCGCTCCATCGATTACGAGCATCAGACCCTGATTCTGGCCATCAATGACATCTTCGGGGACAGCAACAGCGATCAGGAAAGTCTGCTCGCGGCGCTGGCGGAAATTCACGCCCTGATCGAGGCCCATTTCGCCCTGGAAGAAAAGATCATGCGCGACCAGCGTTACCCCGCCTACGTTCCCCACAAGCAGGACCACGAACGCCTGCTTGATGAGATTCGCGATATTATGGACGCGGTGGATAAATACGGCGAGATCGATACGGGCGTCGCCCTTGGCGAACGCCTGAGCGCCTGGTTCGCCATCCACTTCGCCTCTCTTGATAAAGACCTGCACGCCATGACCGGCGCCTAG
- a CDS encoding nitrite reductase gives MAKYGLRLAGVGMAAVIAASFSVSMAQAAEGKLSAEEKTTADKIYFERCAGCHGVLRKGATGKNLEPKRTKDLGIEHLRDFITYGSPGGMPNWGTSGDLSEAEISIMARYLLEDPVAPPEWGLKEMKDSWTLYYPPKKRPTKQMNKLNLDNLFSVTLRDAGQVALISGDDYKIKTIIETGYAVHISRLSASGRYLFVVGRDALVNMVDLWMDPPATVSQIKLGLEARSVETSKMKGFEDKYAIGGTYWPPQYVIMNGDTLEPIKVVSTRGTTWDTQEYHPEPRVAAIVASHYRPEFVVNVKETGKILLVNYEDIDNLSVTTIDAERFLHDGGFDSTDRYFMSAANARDTIVVIDTKTGKLVKKISEGVGATPHPGRGANFMHPKFGPVWSTSHLGDDSIAMIGTDPKGHPKSAWKVVESIDGHGGGSLFIKTHPKSTNLWVDAPLNSDEEVYQSVSVFDVNNLAKGPEILPIAKWAKLGEGAKRVVQPEYNKAGTEVWFSVWNGKAQTSAIVVVDDKTRKLKKVIKDKRLVTPTGKFNVYNTQHDIY, from the coding sequence ATGGCTAAATATGGACTTCGCCTGGCCGGTGTCGGAATGGCGGCGGTTATTGCTGCTTCATTTTCGGTATCTATGGCACAGGCGGCAGAAGGGAAACTGTCGGCGGAAGAAAAAACAACTGCCGATAAAATTTATTTTGAACGCTGCGCCGGTTGTCACGGCGTGTTGCGCAAAGGTGCAACCGGTAAAAACCTTGAACCCAAACGGACCAAGGACCTTGGTATAGAGCACTTGCGCGATTTCATCACTTATGGTTCACCCGGGGGTATGCCCAACTGGGGAACGTCGGGCGATTTGAGCGAAGCTGAAATCAGTATTATGGCCCGCTACCTTCTTGAAGATCCCGTTGCGCCGCCTGAATGGGGCCTTAAAGAGATGAAGGACTCGTGGACGCTGTACTATCCCCCGAAAAAGCGCCCAACCAAACAGATGAACAAGCTCAATCTCGACAATCTGTTCTCGGTCACGCTTCGTGACGCCGGTCAGGTTGCCCTGATTTCCGGCGATGATTATAAAATCAAGACGATCATCGAAACCGGATACGCGGTTCATATTTCAAGGCTTTCTGCATCCGGCCGTTATCTTTTCGTGGTTGGTCGTGACGCCCTTGTCAACATGGTCGATCTGTGGATGGACCCACCGGCGACGGTTTCCCAGATCAAACTTGGCCTGGAAGCCCGTTCGGTCGAAACCTCGAAAATGAAAGGTTTTGAAGACAAGTACGCCATCGGCGGCACCTACTGGCCACCGCAGTACGTGATCATGAACGGTGATACGCTTGAGCCGATCAAGGTTGTTTCCACCCGCGGTACCACCTGGGATACCCAGGAATACCATCCCGAACCACGTGTCGCGGCGATTGTTGCTTCGCACTATCGTCCGGAATTCGTCGTCAACGTCAAGGAAACCGGCAAAATCCTGCTGGTTAACTACGAAGACATCGATAACCTGAGCGTCACAACCATTGATGCGGAACGTTTCCTGCATGATGGTGGTTTCGATTCCACCGATCGCTACTTCATGTCGGCGGCCAATGCCCGTGACACGATTGTCGTCATCGATACCAAGACCGGTAAGCTGGTCAAGAAAATCAGCGAAGGTGTAGGCGCAACGCCTCATCCTGGTCGTGGCGCCAATTTCATGCATCCGAAGTTTGGGCCTGTCTGGTCGACCTCTCACTTAGGCGACGATTCCATTGCCATGATCGGCACCGATCCCAAGGGCCATCCGAAGAGCGCCTGGAAAGTTGTCGAAAGCATTGATGGTCATGGTGGCGGTTCGCTGTTCATCAAAACCCATCCGAAATCGACAAACCTGTGGGTTGATGCGCCGCTGAATTCAGATGAAGAAGTCTATCAGTCGGTCAGCGTCTTTGATGTCAACAACCTGGCCAAGGGCCCGGAAATCCTTCCTATCGCCAAGTGGGCGAAACTGGGTGAGGGCGCCAAGCGTGTTGTTCAGCCTGAATACAACAAGGCTGGCACGGAAGTCTGGTTCTCTGTCTGGAACGGCAAAGCCCAAACATCGGCGATTGTTGTTGTCGACGACAAGACGCGCAAGCTGAAAAAGGTCATCAAGGACAAGCGCCTTGTGACCCCGACCGGCAAGTTCAACGTCTATAACACACAGCACGACATCTACTAA
- a CDS encoding cytochrome c: MKSFRLKPEGALLLFVLLLLAAPARAGISAERQVELLYFLKHDCGSCHGLTRSGGLGSPLLPETMATRSDDDLTQIIMEGLPGTPMPPWKELLSEEEARWLVRAIKENKWKK; this comes from the coding sequence ATGAAGTCCTTTCGGCTCAAGCCTGAGGGAGCTCTGCTGCTGTTTGTCTTGTTGCTGTTGGCCGCCCCCGCCCGGGCCGGAATTTCGGCTGAGCGACAAGTAGAGTTGTTGTATTTCCTCAAACATGATTGCGGTTCCTGTCATGGCCTCACCCGTAGCGGTGGTCTTGGTTCGCCCTTGTTGCCTGAAACCATGGCCACGCGCAGTGATGATGATTTGACGCAGATCATTATGGAGGGATTGCCCGGAACCCCGATGCCGCCATGGAAAGAACTGTTGAGCGAGGAAGAGGCGCGCTGGCTGGTCCGGGCGATAAAGGAAAACAAATGGAAAAAATAA
- the cobA gene encoding uroporphyrinogen-III C-methyltransferase — translation MAEKTGKVFLVGAGPGDPELLTVKALNALKKADVIVYDRLVSQQILDLIGPGIARIFVGKAASNHHLAQEDINALLVKLAHSNHMVVRLKGGDPFIFGRGSEEAEYLAHRGVAFEVVPGVTAASGISAALGIPLTHRGLSTGVRFVTGHARAGESLDLDWKSLACEQTTLVFYMGLSNLPDISSNLIAQGLPSDTPAAAISKGTVDGQRQCISTLAGLPMMVDDLDLPSPVLVIVGKVVSLADMLNWQGMIYEDAYSQLELACDEVLSAQA, via the coding sequence ATGGCTGAAAAAACTGGCAAAGTATTTTTGGTTGGGGCTGGTCCGGGCGATCCGGAACTGCTGACGGTCAAAGCGCTGAATGCCTTGAAAAAGGCCGACGTGATTGTCTATGACCGGCTGGTTTCCCAACAAATTCTTGATCTTATCGGACCCGGCATCGCCCGCATTTTTGTCGGTAAGGCGGCCAGCAATCATCATCTTGCCCAGGAGGACATTAACGCCTTACTGGTCAAGTTGGCCCACAGCAATCACATGGTTGTCCGGCTTAAGGGCGGGGACCCGTTTATTTTCGGGCGCGGCAGCGAAGAAGCCGAATATCTGGCCCATCGCGGCGTCGCTTTTGAAGTGGTGCCCGGTGTCACGGCCGCTTCAGGGATCAGTGCGGCGCTTGGTATTCCGCTGACCCACCGCGGCCTTTCCACCGGTGTGCGCTTCGTTACCGGCCACGCCCGGGCTGGCGAAAGTCTGGATCTTGACTGGAAAAGCCTCGCCTGTGAGCAAACGACCCTTGTTTTCTACATGGGACTTTCCAATCTTCCTGACATATCGAGCAATTTGATCGCCCAGGGCCTGCCTTCTGATACGCCGGCTGCCGCGATCTCCAAGGGAACCGTCGATGGGCAACGTCAGTGCATCAGCACCCTTGCCGGATTGCCGATGATGGTTGATGATCTTGACTTGCCGTCGCCGGTACTTGTTATCGTCGGCAAAGTGGTCAGTTTGGCTGATATGCTGAATTGGCAGGGAATGATCTATGAAGATGCCTACAGCCAGCTGGAACTTGCCTGTGATGAAGTCCTTTCGGCTCAAGCCTGA
- a CDS encoding Lrp/AsnC family transcriptional regulator, which yields MSAQLDAIDRALINDYQGGFPLSAEPFAEVGASLGIDAEEALARVTRLLEDGTLSRFGPMYHAEKMGGGLTLAALEVPEDDYERIAEIVNGFDEVAHNYARDHDFNMWFVLATETPEGVAETISKIEAATGLVVHNMPKKEEFFIGLRFEA from the coding sequence ATGAGCGCTCAACTGGACGCCATCGATCGCGCCCTGATCAACGATTATCAGGGCGGATTTCCGCTGTCAGCGGAACCGTTCGCCGAAGTCGGGGCCAGCCTTGGTATCGACGCCGAAGAAGCCCTGGCCCGGGTAACACGCCTGCTGGAAGACGGAACCTTAAGCCGTTTCGGGCCCATGTATCATGCCGAAAAAATGGGTGGTGGTTTGACCCTGGCGGCATTGGAAGTCCCCGAAGATGACTACGAGCGAATTGCCGAAATCGTCAACGGATTTGATGAAGTCGCCCACAACTACGCCCGCGACCATGATTTTAACATGTGGTTCGTTCTCGCCACTGAAACGCCGGAAGGGGTGGCTGAAACCATTTCCAAAATCGAAGCAGCGACCGGGCTTGTCGTTCACAACATGCCGAAAAAGGAAGAATTCTTTATCGGCCTCAGGTTCGAGGCCTGA
- a CDS encoding cytochrome C oxidase Cbb3 — protein sequence MRFLISIVAALLIGGLVVARAETPDTAALYAEHCAECHGADRLGGMGTPLLPENLGRLPKDKAIEVIADGRPAVQMPAYEGSLDDAEIKALVDFIYTPLDAIPQWKLPEMNASHIIHNDPAGLPETPKHNADPLNLFTVVETGDHHVSILDGDSFETLWRFKSRFALHGGAKYSPDGRFVYLASRDGWVSKYDLFSFKTVAEIRIGINTRNIAVSGDGRWVAAGNTLPHTLVIMDSETLKPVKIIPVIGKDGTPSRVSAVYTAPPRNSFIAALKDIPEIWEMSYEDDPEPVPQGLIHNYQPGMEEGAFDYGPFPVRRIILDDYLDDFFFDQSYVNLIGAARNGKNGQVVNMRVGRKIADLDLSGMPHLGSGITFEYEGRPVMATPHLKDAVISVIDLKSWKTIKRIETKGPGFFMRSHDNTPYAWTDVFFGPNKDLLHIIDKRTLEIVKTLKPAPGKTGAHVEFTRDGKFALVSVWDMDGALVIYDAETFKEVKRIKMVKPSGKYNVFNKITYSSGTSH from the coding sequence ATGCGTTTCTTGATTTCTATTGTTGCCGCCTTGTTGATTGGCGGCCTTGTTGTGGCGCGCGCCGAAACCCCTGACACCGCGGCCCTTTACGCTGAACACTGTGCTGAATGCCACGGCGCGGATCGATTGGGCGGCATGGGCACGCCGCTGCTTCCTGAAAATCTTGGCCGCTTGCCCAAAGACAAGGCGATTGAGGTCATTGCCGATGGTCGCCCGGCGGTGCAAATGCCTGCTTACGAAGGCTCCCTTGACGATGCCGAGATCAAGGCGCTGGTGGATTTCATTTACACCCCTCTGGACGCTATCCCGCAGTGGAAATTGCCTGAAATGAACGCCAGCCATATCATCCACAACGACCCCGCTGGACTTCCAGAGACGCCAAAACATAACGCCGATCCACTGAACCTGTTTACGGTGGTCGAAACCGGCGATCATCATGTCAGTATTCTTGACGGTGACAGTTTCGAGACCCTGTGGCGGTTTAAATCCCGCTTCGCCTTGCATGGCGGGGCCAAGTATTCACCGGACGGGCGTTTTGTCTATCTGGCTTCCCGCGATGGCTGGGTCAGCAAGTACGATCTGTTCAGTTTTAAAACGGTGGCCGAAATCCGTATCGGTATCAATACCCGCAATATTGCCGTTTCCGGCGATGGTCGCTGGGTGGCGGCCGGTAATACCCTGCCTCATACGCTGGTGATCATGGACAGTGAAACCCTGAAGCCGGTCAAGATTATTCCTGTTATCGGCAAGGACGGAACACCCTCGCGCGTCAGCGCCGTTTACACAGCCCCGCCGCGCAACAGTTTTATCGCGGCGTTGAAAGATATTCCGGAAATTTGGGAAATGTCATACGAGGACGATCCCGAACCGGTGCCCCAGGGCCTGATCCATAATTACCAGCCGGGCATGGAGGAGGGGGCATTCGATTACGGACCGTTCCCGGTGCGGCGGATTATCCTTGATGATTATCTTGACGATTTCTTTTTCGACCAGTCCTACGTCAACCTGATTGGTGCGGCCCGCAACGGTAAAAACGGCCAGGTCGTCAACATGCGGGTGGGACGAAAAATCGCCGATCTTGATCTGTCGGGGATGCCCCATTTGGGTTCTGGCATCACCTTTGAATACGAAGGCCGCCCGGTGATGGCGACCCCGCACCTGAAGGATGCGGTGATCAGCGTTATTGACTTAAAGTCATGGAAAACCATCAAGCGTATTGAAACCAAAGGCCCCGGCTTTTTCATGCGCAGCCACGACAACACCCCCTACGCCTGGACTGATGTTTTCTTCGGCCCCAACAAGGACTTGTTGCACATTATCGACAAGCGAACCCTGGAAATCGTCAAAACCCTGAAACCGGCACCGGGCAAAACCGGCGCCCATGTTGAATTTACCCGTGATGGCAAATTCGCCCTGGTCAGTGTTTGGGATATGGACGGGGCATTGGTTATCTACGACGCAGAGACCTTTAAAGAGGTCAAGCGCATCAAGATGGTCAAGCCTTCAGGAAAGTATAATGTCTTCAACAAGATCACCTATTCCAGCGGCACAAGTCACTAG
- a CDS encoding Lrp/AsnC family transcriptional regulator translates to MLYRPQVRGLIMDDLDRAIVVATQEGLPLSLRPYDDVARSVGAEPSEVMTRMKKMLESGVIRRNGVVPNHYALGYKANGMTVWDVPDDQISALGRRVGALDFVSHCYHRPRHLPDWPYNLFCMVHGRDHESVENHTRQILTILGDAARDHRILYSTRILKKSGLRLQA, encoded by the coding sequence ATTCTTTATCGGCCTCAGGTTCGAGGCCTGATCATGGACGATCTTGATCGCGCCATTGTCGTCGCCACCCAGGAAGGCCTGCCGCTTTCCTTGCGACCCTATGACGATGTTGCTCGCTCTGTCGGGGCGGAACCGTCAGAAGTTATGACCCGTATGAAAAAAATGCTGGAATCCGGCGTCATTCGTCGTAACGGCGTGGTGCCGAACCATTACGCGCTCGGCTACAAGGCCAACGGCATGACCGTGTGGGATGTTCCCGATGATCAAATCAGCGCCCTGGGTCGCCGGGTCGGGGCTTTGGATTTTGTCTCCCACTGTTATCACCGGCCCCGGCATTTGCCCGACTGGCCCTACAATCTGTTTTGCATGGTCCATGGCCGGGATCACGAAAGTGTCGAAAATCATACCCGGCAAATTTTGACGATTTTGGGCGACGCCGCCCGCGATCACAGAATATTATACTCCACCCGGATATTGAAGAAATCCGGTCTTAGACTGCAGGCTTGA
- a CDS encoding helix-turn-helix transcriptional regulator has protein sequence MDNNDNISTLTSRQLECLTWSAAGKSSFEIGQILEISERGVNWHINNAKKALSSVSRIQAVARAVHLGLISVK, from the coding sequence TTGGATAATAACGACAACATTAGCACTTTAACCAGCAGACAGCTGGAATGCCTGACCTGGAGCGCCGCCGGCAAAAGTTCGTTCGAGATCGGCCAAATTCTTGAAATTTCCGAACGTGGTGTCAATTGGCACATCAACAACGCCAAGAAGGCGCTCAGTTCAGTATCCCGCATTCAGGCCGTTGCCCGGGCCGTTCACCTGGGCCTGATTTCTGTAAAATAA
- a CDS encoding protein nirF gives MVSGCSGTPLRGTGDLGLIIERADSSALIVDSSNRQRLARVHGLGDLSHASVVFSRDERYAFVFGRDGGLSKVDMLKAKVVARVIQAGNAIGGAISQDGSLVAVSNYEPGGVRIFDTGTLELVADLPTQSKVIGLVDAPGQLFVFALYDSDEIWVADMSNPEEPAITKFTDIGHQPYDGLITPDGRTYISGLFGEDGMAMLDLWHLEKGVTRILDNYGRGEEKLPVYKMPHLEGWAVAGGYAFMPAVGHHEVLVVDMTTWKQVARIPVHGQPVFVMARPDGRQVWVNFAVPRNDTVQVIDAETMKLVKTLTPGKGVLHMEFTPRGEEVWLSVRDLDVVKVYDTKTAEVIKELPALKPSGIFFTARAHKTGL, from the coding sequence ATGGTTAGCGGCTGTTCGGGCACGCCGTTACGGGGGACTGGCGATCTTGGCCTGATTATCGAACGCGCCGACAGCTCTGCCCTGATCGTCGATAGCAGCAACCGTCAGCGTCTGGCGCGGGTTCATGGCTTGGGTGATTTGAGTCACGCCTCGGTGGTTTTCTCCCGCGATGAACGCTACGCCTTCGTCTTTGGCCGTGACGGCGGCCTCAGCAAGGTTGATATGCTTAAGGCCAAAGTGGTTGCCCGTGTCATCCAGGCCGGTAACGCCATCGGCGGGGCGATTTCACAGGATGGCAGTCTCGTCGCCGTTTCCAATTATGAACCCGGCGGGGTGCGAATTTTTGATACGGGAACGCTGGAACTGGTCGCCGATCTGCCAACACAGTCAAAAGTCATCGGTCTGGTTGACGCGCCGGGGCAGTTGTTCGTCTTCGCCCTTTATGACAGTGACGAAATCTGGGTCGCCGATATGAGCAACCCTGAAGAACCTGCCATTACCAAGTTCACCGACATCGGCCATCAACCCTATGACGGCCTGATAACGCCTGACGGTCGCACTTATATTTCAGGGCTGTTCGGCGAGGATGGTATGGCCATGCTCGACCTGTGGCATCTTGAAAAAGGCGTCACCCGTATTCTTGATAATTATGGCAGGGGTGAAGAAAAGCTGCCCGTTTACAAGATGCCGCATCTGGAAGGTTGGGCCGTCGCCGGTGGCTACGCGTTCATGCCTGCGGTCGGCCATCACGAGGTTCTGGTCGTCGACATGACGACATGGAAACAGGTCGCCCGTATCCCGGTTCATGGCCAGCCGGTGTTTGTCATGGCCCGCCCTGACGGACGCCAGGTGTGGGTCAACTTCGCCGTTCCCCGTAACGATACGGTGCAGGTCATCGATGCGGAAACCATGAAACTGGTTAAGACACTGACCCCCGGCAAAGGCGTCCTGCACATGGAATTTACGCCACGCGGCGAAGAAGTGTGGCTATCGGTGCGCGATCTGGATGTGGTCAAGGTTTACGACACCAAAACGGCAGAAGTCATAAAAGAACTTCCGGCTCTCAAGCCAAGCGGTATCTTTTTCACGGCACGCGCCCACAAGACCGGACTTTGA
- a CDS encoding EamA family transporter: protein MKPVDILLAITVPMLWGLGFTLAKVAFVYVSFPPILLMAFRFSVTALALVWFVRPPWGLMWKIFWIAIVSASFQYSLTFTGLNGIDASLAVIIVQLEAPFLALFATILLKEHLGWRRAVGMALAFAGVMLIAGQPRLQGDLLPVLLVASGACVWSFGQIMIKGLGGKLGGFTLIAWVAVFAAPQLFVSSWLFEDGQWEAIQNAGWIGWGVVIYMGLIMTALGYAIWYRLLGIYKVNQVMPFLLLVPVMSIIGSMLFLGERLSLVELMGGVIVILGVWIVTTHRDQVDVEEGK from the coding sequence GTGAAACCTGTCGATATTCTGTTGGCGATTACCGTTCCCATGTTATGGGGTCTTGGCTTTACCCTTGCCAAGGTCGCGTTCGTTTATGTCAGCTTCCCGCCGATCCTGCTGATGGCTTTCCGCTTTAGCGTCACGGCTCTTGCCTTGGTCTGGTTTGTCCGACCGCCATGGGGGCTGATGTGGAAAATTTTCTGGATCGCTATAGTCAGTGCCAGCTTTCAGTATAGTTTGACGTTTACAGGCCTGAACGGCATTGACGCATCCCTCGCCGTTATCATCGTGCAGCTTGAAGCGCCGTTCCTGGCCCTGTTCGCAACGATTCTTCTAAAGGAACATCTTGGTTGGCGCCGCGCCGTTGGCATGGCGTTGGCTTTTGCCGGTGTCATGCTGATCGCTGGACAGCCGCGCTTGCAGGGTGATCTGCTGCCCGTTCTTCTGGTTGCCAGCGGCGCCTGTGTGTGGTCCTTCGGGCAGATTATGATCAAGGGCCTGGGCGGCAAGCTCGGCGGCTTTACCCTGATCGCCTGGGTCGCCGTCTTTGCAGCGCCACAACTGTTTGTTTCCTCCTGGTTGTTCGAGGATGGCCAGTGGGAAGCCATTCAGAACGCCGGTTGGATCGGCTGGGGCGTCGTTATCTATATGGGATTGATCATGACCGCCCTTGGCTATGCGATCTGGTATAGATTGCTTGGCATCTACAAGGTTAATCAGGTGATGCCGTTTCTGTTGCTGGTCCCGGTTATGTCCATTATCGGTAGTATGCTGTTCCTGGGCGAACGCCTGTCACTGGTCGAACTCATGGGCGGTGTCATCGTGATATTGGGGGTCTGGATTGTCACCACCCACAGGGATCAAGTGGATGTTGAAGAAGGGAAATAG